A DNA window from Oncorhynchus tshawytscha isolate Ot180627B linkage group LG13, Otsh_v2.0, whole genome shotgun sequence contains the following coding sequences:
- the LOC112265152 gene encoding ribonuclease T2, whose amino-acid sequence MSGLLMVALLTVLTLTLESDHWTVGPPEKFCTWQCLKLTLQWPGSFCLGLKNSSQCRIPPNIQNWTIHGLWPLKAHTCCRCWPIFHSDLKELDPELSQLWPSLLKTHSSFLFWKDEWIKHGSCAACVEGMNSTLRYFQICLKLRERFDIDRALEDAGIKPSCNQSYQSDEVKRALAPVIGDDPGVQIQCINEKGREVLVQVKIPLSQNLTLGCLHEEDQGTEPQPTQLWHPCPHDSPVFYFPINHDRPHQPCD is encoded by the exons ATGTCAGGGCTGCTCATGGTGGCCTTGCTCACTGTCCTTACCCTCACCCTGGAGTCTGACCACTGGACAGTAGGCCCTCCGGAAAA GTTCTGTACATGGCAGTGTTTGAAGTTGACTCTGCAGTGGCCTGGGAGCTTTTGTTTG GGTCTAAAGAATTCATCTCAATGCAGAATACCTCCAAACATCCAGAACTGGACCATCCATGGACTGtg gCCTTTGAAAGCTCATACATGTTGTCGCTGCTGGCCAATATTCCACTCTGACCTCAAG GAGCTGGACCCTGAACTCTCTCAACTTTGGCCATCCCTACTCAAGACCCACTCCAGTTTTCTCTTCTG GAAAGATGAATGGATCAAACATGGTTCCTGTGCTGCTTGTGTGGAGGGCATGAACTCTACTTTGCGTTACTTCCAAATATGTCTGAAACTACGCGAGCGCTTCGATATTGACCG AGCCTTAGAGGATGCAGGCATCAAGCCCTCCTGTAACCAGTCTTATCAG AGCGATGAAGTCAAACGTGCACTGGCCCCAGTCATTGGAGATGACCCCGGTGTCCAGATTCAGTGTATAAATGAAAAG GGACGAGAAGTGTTGGTCCAGGTGAAGATCCCTCTGTCTCAAAACCTCACCCTTGGATGTCTTCACGAAGAGGACCAGGGAACTGAACCTCAACCTACCCAGCTCTGGCACCCCTGTCCTCATGACTCCCCCGTCTTCTACTTCCCTATAAACCACGACCGCCCACACCAGCCCTGTGACTAG
- the LOC112265150 gene encoding calcineurin B homologous protein 2 isoform X1 translates to MGSTNSTLSKIPNVEELMQETGFTPAHIVRLYDRFEALDKEKTGHLRPQDFGAINRLAMNPIGDRIIGAFFSPGQETVDFHSFVRILAHFRPADKKRPKDPSMPEPVNSRTSKLKFAFQLYDQDKDGKISRAELLQVLRSMLEMQVTEEQLESIADRTIQEADLDKDDAISFEEFRKSLEKVNIDHKMSIRFLR, encoded by the exons ATGGGCTCGACAAATTCCACCCTGTCAAAAATTCCAAACGTCGAAGAATTAATGCAAGAAACGGGTT TCACCCCTGCACACATTGTTCGACTTTATGACCGTTTCGAAGCATTGGACAAGGAAAAGACAGGCCATCTCCG CCCACAGGATTTTGGAGCCATTAATAGGTTGGCGATGAACCCCATCGGGGATCGGATCATTGGGGCGTTCTTCTCTCCAGG ACAGGAAACAGTGGACTTCCACTCCTTTGTGAGGATCCTGGCCCACTTCCGACCTGCGGACAAAAAACGTCCCAAAGATCCCAGTATGCCTGAACCTGTCAACAGTAGGACCAGTAAACTCAAGT TTGCCTTCCAACTATATGACCAAGATAAAGATGGAAAAATCTCCAGAGCTGAGCTTCTACAG GTGCTGCGGTCCATGCTGGAGATGCAGGTGACGGAGGAGCAGCTAGAGAGCATCGCCGACCGCACCATCCAGGAGGCTGACCTGGACAAGGACGATGCCATCTCCTTTGAGGAGTTCCGCAAG TCCCTGGAGAAGGTGAACATCGACCACAAGATGAGCATTCGCTTCCTGCGCTAG
- the LOC112265150 gene encoding calcineurin B homologous protein 1 isoform X2, which produces MGSTNSTLSKIPNVEELMQETGCKFSDGPQDFGAINRLAMNPIGDRIIGAFFSPGQETVDFHSFVRILAHFRPADKKRPKDPSMPEPVNSRTSKLKFAFQLYDQDKDGKISRAELLQVLRSMLEMQVTEEQLESIADRTIQEADLDKDDAISFEEFRKSLEKVNIDHKMSIRFLR; this is translated from the exons ATGGGCTCGACAAATTCCACCCTGTCAAAAATTCCAAACGTCGAAGAATTAATGCAAGAAACGGGTTGTAAGTTCTCGGACGG CCCACAGGATTTTGGAGCCATTAATAGGTTGGCGATGAACCCCATCGGGGATCGGATCATTGGGGCGTTCTTCTCTCCAGG ACAGGAAACAGTGGACTTCCACTCCTTTGTGAGGATCCTGGCCCACTTCCGACCTGCGGACAAAAAACGTCCCAAAGATCCCAGTATGCCTGAACCTGTCAACAGTAGGACCAGTAAACTCAAGT TTGCCTTCCAACTATATGACCAAGATAAAGATGGAAAAATCTCCAGAGCTGAGCTTCTACAG GTGCTGCGGTCCATGCTGGAGATGCAGGTGACGGAGGAGCAGCTAGAGAGCATCGCCGACCGCACCATCCAGGAGGCTGACCTGGACAAGGACGATGCCATCTCCTTTGAGGAGTTCCGCAAG TCCCTGGAGAAGGTGAACATCGACCACAAGATGAGCATTCGCTTCCTGCGCTAG